Sequence from the Anas acuta chromosome 24, bAnaAcu1.1, whole genome shotgun sequence genome:
TGCCCCCGTTGCGGCAGACCCCCGGCACGCAGCGGCCACGGCGGGCGCTCAGCTCGCAGTGCTCCCCTGCACGAGGGCACCTTGGCACCGGTCCCCCCGGCACTGGGGTCGTCGtcccccccccaagccctgggggtcccctccccacctcccaccccccccattGCATCTCCAAAGCCTCTTTATCCCCAGCTCCATCACCGTGGCAACCGGCTCCCATCGCCACGGCAACCGAgacaaagcccccccccccacagccccctcctccagctggctgcccccccccggggggctgggggtgcctggGGGTCCCCAGTGCCACCGCTCCCAGGGTGACCCCGTGATTGTGGCGTCCCCCCAGCAGAGCCACAcgttggggaggggggggcaggtGGCCACGTGGTGGTGGCAGCCTGTCCCCGGGGTGTTCCCAGGGTgaccccagggtgtccccagaGTGTCCCCGGGGTGTCACCCCAGACGTCTCCCTCCGCCCTGACATCCTGCAGGGATGAagggacagaggggacagggAGGAGGGGACAAGGAGAGGACAatggggggtggtggtggtgcgcAGAGGGATCTGGAGGGCGGGGAGGGGCTCAGGGGGTAGGggattggggctggggggctggaaggagggagggggggagacaaaggggaggatggggacagaggCTGGACGGAGGGATGGacggggggaggctgggggctggacAAGGGAGGGCTGACGACGGGGATGGGTGCCGTGAGGGCTGGAGGGGCGCACCACGAGGGGATGGCTGGGGCGCACGGAGGAGCGGCAGGGAAGAAGGGCCGGGAGCGCAGGGCTGACGAGGGAGCCCGGGGACGGTGCCGAGTGCTCACCGGTGAAGTCCTCGTGGCACTCGCAGGTGTAGCCGCCCTCGCGGCTCCGGCAGCGCCCGTTGCTGCCGCAGGGGCTGGAGAAGCAGAGGTCCACCTCGGTCTCGCAGTAGTCGCCGGTGAAGCCGGGCGGGCAGCGGCAGCGCAGGCCGGTGACGGGGTGGATGGGGCGGAACAGGACGGTGTCGGAGGCCAGGAAGGGCGCCGAGCTGTCGAACTTGAGGACGGAGACGCAGCGCATGTAGTTCTCGCAGGGCTCGCGCAGGCAGATGTTGTCGTCGAAGGGCAGCACGCGCTGCGCCGAGATGGCGGCCAGCAGCGAGCGGTTGAGGTACAGccgctcctgcagctcctccgaGGAGAAGAAGCGGGCGCCGCGCGCCGAGGCCGGCAGCCGCACCGAGAGGCTGACGTTGAGGATGCGGGCGGCCCCCACGTCCGTGTCCGTCTGGATGTTGAAGAGCACGACGCGGTGGCGGGGGGCCGCCAGCACCGCCGCCACCCCCTCCAGGAAGAGGCTGAGCAGGGGCGAGAGGAAGCGCTCCTGGGACATGTCGGCCAGCCGCAGCGTGATGCTGTTGCTCAGCATCTCGTCCGTGATCACCGTCACCCGCAGCGTGCACTGCGCCGTGGCGCTGTGGACCCCATCTGCGGGCAGGACAACGGCCGCGGTCACCGCGGTGGCACCCGGTGGGGATGGTCACAGGGCGACCACCCACCTCCCCGTGGTAGCCACGGTGGCACCCAGCGGGGACGGCCATGGGGCAAAAAACCTGACTTGTGGTGGTCACTGCGGTGGCACCCAGTGGGGATGGTCACGGGGCGACCACCCAGCCCCTCATGGTCACTGTGGTGGCACCCATTGGGCCTGGTCATGGGGTGACCAGCCACCCCTTGTGCCCTCCATGGTGGCACCTGATGGGGATGGCTGTGGGGCAACAACCCAACTGGTCCCACCCTGGGGTCGGTGCCTGCggtgcctcctcctcctcctcgccggGGTGGTggagggacagacggacagatgGAGGATGGGCAGGGCACCGGCAGATGGACGGATGGACGCAGCCAGGGGACAGCTCGGGGACGTGGGGACTGCGGGTGGCACTGGACAGGGGGCCGTGGGCTCAGGGAATGGTGACAGGCGGTGGCCCCATGGCAGTGGCTGGTGgccgggggggggtggggggggcgttGCCATGGCGGTGGCAGCGGGGGCCCAGCTATGGCCGGACCCTTTGTTCCCCAGCCCCTGTGcaggggggggcgcaggggggctCCCAGcgaccccctccccacccctttgtgcagctggagcaggagcagcagatggGTGGCTGGGGGacgcggggctggggcaggggacaTCGCGGCACCAGGCAGCGTGCTgtggggggctggggctgcccccccatcccgctggggctggggagagaagtGGGAGGGGGAGCTCTGTACCCAAGCTGACCCCCCCCGTGAGTGAGGGCCCCCACGTGCCCTCAGAAGGGGTTaagggggaaactgaggcagggaagggctggggggggagaggatttggggagggggagccaAGCGCCCTCACCCTGTTCCCTGCCCCCAGATTCCCCATGGCCGAGCACTGGGAACCCCAGTaagccccccccccgtgctgcgGTTTCCCCCAGCACAGTGGGACGCggtggctgtgcccccccccccccacgtgTGGTCCCCACTGCGCCGGGTGAGCCCAGCCCCCCAAAGCTCCCTGGTCACAGCCCCATCGGGTCCCTGTCCCCCCGCTGTCACTCCCACACAAGGCAgaggccctgggggggggggggacgtgCAGGCCCAGGACCTCGCCCCCCCCGACATGGAGCcactggggcaggaggggcctGGCCCCACGAGGTGTCTGTGACTCAGTTTCCCCCCCAGTCCCCAGGGTGGCACCGGAGCcactcccctccccccctccaagTTGGCCCCCCACCCCCCTAGAGCACCCTCCCATTCTACCCTGGGCCCCAGACAttgggtgctgcccccccccagacccacaCTGAAgtgccaggaccccccccagacACATGCACAGGGTCCCAGGGCTCCCAAACCCATGCAACAGCATTGTggacttccccccccccccaaaaaaaaatccatgctcTGCAGTATTGGGCCCCTCTCAGGCCCCCCAGGACTGAGGGCAGACAAAAGGTCCCCAGGATGTCCCCAGATCTGGagggggcaccccaaaacctccctgcccagggcaggaggcagcagggagcaccTATGGGggcttccccagccccaaactCCGGTGGAAACCCCCCCAGACcaccccctcctctccccaggttTCCCCCCAGGGGTTCTTACCCGAGACGGAGACCCTCATGACGGCCTCCAGCGGGCGGTTGTTGTCCAGGGCCGGGCTGAGGCGCAGGTCCCCGGTGCGGGggtccagcagcaccaggttGAGCTCATTGCCCTGCTCGAAGGCGTAGGTCAGGCTGTCGGAGACGTCGGGGTCGCGGGCCGGGATGCGGCCGATGATGCCGCCGGGGAAGCTGCCCGAGCGGTTGGTGATGTAGTTGTTGAAGACGATCTCGAAGTTCCTCAGCTGGGGGCTGTTGTCATTGGTGTCCCGCAGGCGCACGTGGACGGTGGCACGGCTCACCAGCGGGGCCGAAGTGGCCTGCACCACGATGACGTACTCCGCCTTGGTCTCGTAGTCCAGGTCGGCCAGGGCGGTGAGCTCTCCGGAGAAGATGTCCAGCTGGAAGACCTCGGGGATGTTCCCCTCCACGATCTGGTACATGATCTGGGCGTTGGTGCCCTCGTCGGGGTCGGTGGCCGTGATGCGGGCCACCACCAGCCCGATGGGGCTGTTCTCCTCCACGAAGATGTCGAACTCATCCCGCTCGAAGACGGGCGGGTTGTCGTTGACGTCCAGCACCGTCACCTGGATCTCCACCGGTGTCCGCCTGGCCGGCACGCCCTTGTCGACAGCGTACGCCCGCAGGGCATAGAGCGGCACGTTCTCCCGGTCCAGGCGGCGCAAGGTGCGGACGATGCCTGAGGTGGACTCGATGATGAAGTCGCCGTCGCCATCGTCACCGCCCTGGAAGGTGTAGAAGACCCTGCCGTTGAGGCCCGAGTCGCGGTCGGTGGCTGAGACCTGGAGGACGCTGGTGAATGCGGGCACGTCCTCGTAGATGGAGCCCTGGTAGGAGTCGCGGAGGAACTGGGGTGCGTTGTCGTTGACATCGCTCACCAGGATCTCCAGGTAGGTGGTGTCGGACTTCTGCGGGATGCCGTTGTCACGGGCCGTGATGGCCAGGGTGTAGGACACCTGGTCCTCGTAGTCCAGCTCCATCTGGGTGGTGACGGCCCCCGTGTCGGGGGCGATGCGGAACTGGGGGATGCTGTCCTCCATCAGGTAGGTGATGCGGGCGTTCTCGCCCGTGTCCTCATCCGTGGCGCTGATGACCACCACTGTGGTGCCCACCGGCCGGTCCTCGTTGACGTTGACAGTGTAGTGGGAGCTCTGGAAGACGGGCCGGTGGGTGTTGGCGTCGGTGACATTGACGACCACCTGGGCTGTGTCCTGGCGGGTGCCATCGGAGGCGGCGATGGTGAGCAGGTACTGCCGCTCCAGCTTGTAGTCCAGGGGCAGGGCGAGCGAGATGAGCCCGCCGCCGCTCTGGCTGGTGATGGAGAAGCGGTTGCGGGTGTTGCCGCTGGAGATCTGGTAGGTGATGACGCTGTTGGCGTCACGGTCGACGGCGGAGACGGTGAGCACGCTGGTGCCCACTGCCGCGTCCTCGTTCAGGCGGGCACCGTACTCCCGCTGCGTGAACTCGGGGCTGTTGTCATTGACGTCCAGGATGGTGACGCTGACGCTGGCCGAGGACGCCATGGGCGGGCTGCCCTGGTCCTGCGCCTCCACCCCAAAGCTGTAGAAATCCACCGCCTCCCGGTCCAGCTCAGAGGCCACCACGATCCACCCCGTGCTGTTGTTGATGGCGAAGGGGAAGCCGGCGCCGGTCTCCAGGAGGGTGTAGACCAGGCGGGCGTTGTCACCCGAGTCAGCGTCGATGGCTTGCACGTGGATGACGGAGTAGCCTACGGGCACGTTCTCCAGCACGGTGGCCTGGAAGGGCGTGCTGACAAAGATGGGCGCGTTGTCGTTGACATCCAGCACCTGCACGGTGACCAAGCCGCTGATGTTGGAGAGGGGCGGGCGGCCGCCGTCCTGCGCGCGGATGCGCAGCGTGTACTCCTTGCTGGCCTCGTAGTCCAGAGGGCTGACCACGTCCAGGGCACCCGTCTGCGCGTCGATGTAGAAGTGGCCGCGGGTGTTGCCACTGACGATGCTGTAGTGCACCAGGGCATTGCTGCCCTTGTCACGGTCGGTGGCCGTCACCCGCAGCACAGCTGAGTTGGGTGCCACGTCCTCGGGTACCTGCGCGATGTAACGCTTCTCACTGAACTGCGGTGCGTTGTCGTTGTCATCCTCCACCACAATGCGCACAGTGGCCGTGGCACTGCGGGGTCCCGGCTCCTGGCCCTGGTCCGTGGCCTCCACCAGCAGCTCAAATGCCTCCACGGCCTCGCGGTCCACGGGGCCGCGGGTGCGGATGACGCCCGAGCGGGGATCAATCTCGAAGACCTCGTTGGCACCGCCGGCGTTGAGGAGGCGGTAGAGGACATTGGCGTTGGGGCCGGCGTCGCCATCGGTAGCCCGCACTGTCAGCACCTCGTAGCCCACCTCCAGGTTCTCCCGCACGCTCTCACGGTACTCGGGCTGCTCGAACGCTGGGTCGTGGTCATTGGCATCGCTCACCGTCACCGTCAGCGTGGCCATGGCACTGCGCCGCGGCACCCCGTGGTCCACCGCCGTCACCCGGAAGACGTGGGTGCTCTTGCTCTCGCGGTCCAGCGGGGCGGCCGTGGTGACGGCACCGGTGACGGGGTCCATGGTGAAGAGGGCGTCGGAGCGGCTGTCAAAGAGCGCGGCCATGGCGTAGTGCAGCCGCCCCGCCTCGCCCGCGTCGGGGTCCACCGCCGTCAGCCGTGCCACCGCCGTCCCCGCCGGCCGGTTCTCCGCCACCGACGCCTGGTAGCTGGAGGGCTGGAACTGCGGTGCCGTGTTGGGGCTGCGGCGCTGGCGGGAGCGCCCCGTGCCCGCGGGGACCCGCATGGTGCCGGTGGCCCCAGGGCTCGTGGCGGCCCCTGCGGTCGCGGTGGCCCCGGGACTCGCGGTGTCGCTGGTGCACGCGGTGCGCTCGGTGCTCCCGGCGCCTCCATGGTCTCCGGCATCCCCAGGGGTCCCGGTGCCGTTGCGCTCCCCGGTGCCGCGGGAAGCCCCAGCGCTCCCGGTGCTGGAAGCGCCGGCGCCTGCTTCAggcccggagccgccgccgTATCCGTcggcgccgccgccgggcgCTCCGGGGTCGGGATGAGgccgggcgccgccgccgctgtCCCCGGTGCCGCTGGAAGCGCCGGTGGCCGAGAGCGGCCGCGCTCCGCCGCTGTCCCCGGTGCCGCCGTGCGCTCCGGTGCGCGGGgtgggcccggccccgccgctgtCCCCGGTGCCGCTGGAAGCGGCGGAGCCGCCGCGGCgcaggggcagaggcaggagcgcgcccggcggcgcggcgggcgggcaggtgccggtgccggtgccggtgccggttcccgggggcgggcggcggggctgccccggcgcgggcagcagcagcagcgcgaGCAGCAGGAGCGCGGCCCCGCGGGCGGGCGGAGCGCCCATGGCGCGGTGCGGCCGCTGCCGCCGGTGCCCGCtgcgccccgcgccccgcgccgccgccgcgcccgccgcccgcGCGCACCCgccggggcggggccgcgctcGGCACGGGGCCGCGCCGCGCTTAAAGGAGCCGCCGCCACCCCCCAAAACGCCCCCCCCGCACCTCCCCGCACCCCGGCACCTGGCGCACGGGCACGGCTGGAGGGGGGCGCACACGCGGGGGGCGCGCACACGCCCGTGCAGACACGCGCACGCCCGCCCACGCGTGCACACGCGTGCACACGCGCACATATGCGCACCCACGCGCAcaggcatgcacacacatgcacgcGCCCACGCACACGCGCGCCCACGCACGCACATGGCACGGGCACGGGGGGCACACGTGCACACACGTAGGACACGCGTGCCGTGCACGCGCGGCACAGGACACGCGTGTGCGCGCACACTCGGGGGATGCACACGCGTGAACCGCCCGCGTGCAGCACCCCCCGCACCCAGCTCCGGGCGCCCGACACGGTGCCAGCCGCAGCTCCGGGGCCGGGCCGAAGGacactggggggcactgggacaaACTGGGGGGCTGTAGGGGGCATGGAGCGAAGCACCGCgctgggtggggggctgcgggcggggaCACCCCCGTCCTGCTGCCCGCACGGGGCCGCGCCGCGGTGCCAGGCAGACGGCGCGGAGCCGGGCCCCGGGGCGCAGAACGGGTCGGACGGGTGCGGGGGGGCGGAGAGGGGAAAGGAACCGGCGCCGAAGctgccccgggacccccccggcccccgcccaGGGCTCGCTGACTCAGCCGGGGCCGCTCCCCGCCCTGCCCGggggcccccccggtgccctTCAAAGGCGCTGCCAGGCGGGGAAGCAGGGCGAGGGTGAGCAGAACCGGCTGGTCGGGCTGCGGGGGGGCCGGCGCCGGGGCCCCCCCAGCTCCCGTGGGTGCAACCCCGGCTTTCCCACGCGCGGCACGCAGACGGCTGCCGTGGGAGGCACGCCCCAACcaaccaaccccccccccaactttCCCACCCCCGGCTtttgggaaactgaggcacgccGCCCCCGCCCCCACCGCTGCCCACGGGGGTcccgggcagcagctgggcGAGCGGGGCCCCGGCCCCTCGTTGAATTACAAATGGGATCCGCCGAGCGCGGCCTTTGTCTGTGCCATTGTGTggggccggcggcggccccgcgcccAGCTGCCGCTGCGGAGAAAGGacagagaaggggagaggggagcggagcccccccccccacgctgCAGCGTTgcctcagcccccccagcaACCACCCCTCGCTGTGCGTGGACCCCCAGAGGGGCACAGGCAGCCCAACAACACATCTCAGCAGCTTTGCTTTATTGGATTGAAGGAGAGGAAAGTTTCCGCCCCTGGGATGAGCCCGCAGGGCAGCGACCCAGGGGCGCATGGCCCCGCTCGgtggggggggacggggacgggggggcCGGAGCCCCGGTACTGTCAGTTCTTCATCCCGGCGCTCCGTGCCGGGGGGGCCGGGTGGTGACCAGCAGCTCCCTGACGCAGACGGGGCCCCGAAGCAGAGGTGATGATGGATGGGCGCAGCCCGAGCTGGGGAAGAAGCCGAGATGATTCAGGAGGCCTCGCCGGCGGCCCTGGGGCCAGCATTTAGGCGCTGTTCACGCCCATGTTCTGcatctgctcctccagcacccggTCTCCTCCTGCCGACTTCTtcttgctgccctcctgctgcttcttctgcttcttggaGAGCTCCTGCTCGATGGGGGCCGGCTTCACGAACGGGATCATCTCTCGGAGGTCTGGGGGAAAAGCAAGTGGGGCAGATCGCACCAGGGGCACGCGGGGTGCCCGGGGACCCAGCCATGGAGCCCGGGCAGGGCAGCGGCTGTTACCTGGGGGCATGAAGTCGCGCAGCCTCTCGGGTATGAGGATGCCCTCCTCCGTCTGGTAGTTCTCCAGGATGGCGCAGATGGTCCGGGTTGTGGCGCACATCGTGGCGTTGAGCATGTGCACAAACtccacctgcagcagggtgggggGGACGCAGTGAAGCAGAAGATGGGGAGAGCAGGACCACCCCCCGCCAGCCAAGCCGCGCGCCCTCACCTTGTCCATCATCTTCTTGGTCTGCCCGTAGCGGATGCGCAGGCGGCGTGCCTGGTAGTCGGTGCAGTTGGAGCAGGACACGAGCTCCCGGAAAGCCCCTGACCCTGGGAACCAGGCCTCCAGGTCCAGCTTCTTGCTGGCAGCGTGATTCAAGGCGCCTGCGAGATGGGAGTGACGCAGTTAGCACGGTCCAGCCCAAACAGCCCCCCTGTTAGGATGGCAGCGGAGGCTGAGGCTTAAATTCTACaaagcagcttcagcagcactgtgccactgctctgcACTTGTCCCAGGGCAGCCGTGTCcctgctcagcagagcagaggctggaAGGAGCCACTACAGAAGCCAATTCCCCTGCGAGGAGTCACTCAGACTGTCCTTCCCTTCCAGAGGGACAGTGGGGACGCAGCAGGGACATGGTCCCAGCACGGTGGGGGTGCCCACGCAGTGTGTGTCCGTCCTGGTGGGCCTGGAGTGACACAGAGCATCGCTGCAGGAAAGCTGACGTCCCCTTCCTCTGTGCCCAGGGCCAAGGCGCCGCCTCCCTGCACCAGGCCTGGGGACTGACACCGTGGGAACGCGAGCCAGGGATGCTCTCGGACAAAGAAAGCTGTGCCGGGAAGTGGGTCAGGGCACGGTGGCACCCGAGGTGCTGGCACAGGCGCCTGGTCTGCTCCCAGGCCATTGTGGCAAGGAGATGGAGCAGGGAAGTCCCCACCCCAAGGGCTTTCCCGGTACGCTGGCACCCCGCACGGCCCCACGGCGGGGACCCCTACCCGAGACGATGTTCACGATGTGGTAGGGGATGCCCAGGGACTGATAGAAGTCCTCGGCCGTGGCGATCATCTCATCAAACATCTCCCATGACTTGTTGTCGTGTGGCGAGGCGTAGACAAACTGCTCGATCTGCGGAGAGACAGCGGCCCCCCCGTCAGCTCCAGCCTGGGAGGGGGCACAAATGCCCCGCGGGGGCTCCCCGCTCCTCTCACCTTCTCGAACTGGTGGACGCGGAAGATGCCGCGGGTGTCTCGGCCGTGCGAGCCGACCTCCTGGCGGAAGCAGGTGGACAGCCCCGCGTACTTGATGGGCAAATCCTCCGGCTTCAGCCACTCGTCCCGGTGCAGGGCTGCGATGGGCTGCTCCGAGGTGGCGATGAGGTACTTCTCGTCGATGGAGCTGTCCTCCGCCTTCTCGCTGCCCTTGCCAATcacctggggagcagggggaacCGTGGGGACGGGAAAGAGCCTCTGTGCCCCGTCCCCAGCTGTCCCTGCACCTCTGGGGACaaagccccccagccctggcagatgCTCGGGGCAGCCAGCACAGGCACCCGCGCTCCCCGGCAGCGAGGCTTCCCAGGAGGGGAACAGGACGGCTCCGAAGTGGGTCAAGAAAAGGGGAGCAGCTGCCGTGCGCTGCTTGTTTGGCCTCCTTTATAGGCCCCAATggcctcctgccagctcccgATGGCGAGGCTGGGGACGAGCTGTCACCCGTCACCCTATCGCCTTGACAACCGGCTGCGTCTGCACTGGGCCTTCCTCATCCCCACTGGGCCTTCCTCGGAAGAAGACGGACCCAGGGacggggagcagcagggagctgatgCCACGGCCTCGCCAGGGCAAAGGGACAGCAGCCGGCTGCCTCCCGGCAGGGGAGGGCATGCAGCAGAGGCCGGGCTGGATGTGGGAGCCGGGCGGCGAGACGCAGAGAGCCAGCGGGCGTCGGGCTCACCTTGTACAGCTCCTCGTCGAACTGGCTGAGCTGGGCCACCTCCTGCATCACCTCCTTGCGCATGAAGAAGGGGGTGTAGACGGGAGTGTAGCCCTTGGCGCGGAGGCTCTGCAGGGCGTACTGGATCAGGGCCTGCTCCAGGAACACCAGGGGACCCTGCGGGACAAGGGGAAGCCACCGGGGGTCACACGTGCCCCGCTGCGCCGCCCCCGCTCCCCCAGCAGCGCCGCAGGGCTGGGCTCTCACCTTAAGGAAGTAGCCCCGGCTCCCTGCGACGACggctcccttctctccctcgTAACCGTCCACCATCACCACCAGGTCCACGTGGGAATacttcttcctgcagctgcagtcaCCCCAGACCCGCTCCACCTTGTTGTCCACGTCCTGCACAAAGGCAAGGGGCAGAGACCAGCACCTGTCCCCCCTGGGCTGCAGTGACACCAGGCTGCTCCTCACCACGCTGTCCTGAGCCCAGGCTGGGAGCCGGGCCCCcagcctcttcccttccccttccccgcTCCCCGGCCCCCCATGGGGCCAGGCTTTGCCACCTGGCAGCGCCTGAACCCAGACCCCCGAGGCAGAGCTGGAACCCCAGTGCTGATCCCTGCTGGTCACTCATTGTGCGGCCACTTGGCAGCCGGCCCAGCCCAATTGTGCTCCCCCAGCAAAATATTCCTGCTGGATGAATGAGGGCAGCCGAGGGAGATCCCAGCCCCCGCTCCCAGCGAGTTTCCCATGGATTCCCCGAACAATGGCTGTGTCCCGCGCTGTCTGAGCTGCTCTTTGTGTGCTCCCTGCAGGAAGCTCTGCCTTGTCATGCAGATTTCATTCACCGCCCGCGGATCTGGGGGCACCTCCCCACAGCGCGTCCCACTTGCTGGTGGTTTCTGGCTTTGATgcaccagcagggctggctctggTCAGCCCCACGGCTCCCCACACCGCAAGGAGCCGCGCTCCGTCCGGCCCTACCTCGTCGTTGCTGATGGGCACCGAGGGGTGCAGGAGGTTCCCGATCTCCCGGAGGCTCTCGAAGCGCTCTGCCTCCAGCCTGACGCGCTCGGCATCGCACTTGAGGATGGCTTCGTCGATCAGGAGACGGACCTTCTTGATCTGGGATACCTGCAGCCCCTGTGTGCAGGCAGCGGGTgagatggggaagggaggaaaaccaCGGGGGAGAGGGGGCTGGCAGCTGAGGGCAGTTAATCACAGACCCCCACCCACCGACACGGCCTCTGGAGCGAAACCATGGACTGAACACATCAAACAACAGCCAGAGAGCACAAAGGCCCAGCATAAGTCAGGCTCTGAAAGGCCTTGAGCAAGCTACGGCGTCACGCAGCGCCTGGCAGCGACAAGGGGGAGCAGTCAGCTCCCATGGCAGCAAAAGGCGGCCGGTGCCACGCTCATTAAACATCTCAGCTAAcgaagaggggaggggaacgAGCAGGAGGAAGGGCCTCACAGAGACACGCAATTATTGAGGCTGCTCAAATCCCCCACGGAACCAAATGACAAGCTGGAGACCAGGCCAACACGCAGAGGCTGTGACCACCTTAAGACGAACAACACCGGGCAAGAGCCGGTCACCACTGGTGTGGGACTGGGAGaaactgggagctgctggggggctgcaggcagccgcccctgccctgctgctggggtttCCGTACACCTCACGCTGCCAGtgtgggcagggacaggggaaGCCCTGGATGACAGCAccggggagccggggctggaCTCACCCCGAGGATGTCGGCCGTGAGCTCGTCCAGGTTCTGCGCGCTCTCCGGAACGGACTCGTCGGTCCCCACGGGTTCTTTTTTCTGCAGcgggaggaaagaaaaaaaaacccaccgTGCGTAAAGACTGAAGGAATGAAGGGACAgagtaaaaatattctttaatgaTGCTAGGAACAGGCCTGCACGGCCCCCACCTTCATCTTGTCCCCGATTGTTTTGCTGCACAGGTTCTTCAGCTTGTTCAGGTTATCGGCACGAAACCTACCTGgagggaggagcagaggaggctgtCAGCAAGGCATGGGAGGGGGGCTacaacccccccacccccccccagtGCTGCAGCTCGCCCTGACCCCCTCCTAccggcgctgcccccccgcAGAGAGCTCCCACGCCGAGGATTTGTTGGAGCCCACCGGGACCCCCCAGGCTGGACTGGGGCTGTCGGGGTGCGGCGGACCCAGGGCCACGGGGTGACAGCCGAGAGATTTGGGTCATTCCCCTCTCCCTGCTATTGCCTGGAAAGCCTCAAAGAGCCGGGGAGGAGCTGCCGCGAGGACAAggaggggacacggggcaggGCCCTACGGGTGacagcggggccgggcaggaggcaggacacagctgtccctgctggcagcagccccggcaccaCACGGTGACACAGGGTGACATGGTGACACCGGCACGGGGGAAgagccagcccctgcctccgGGAACATccctgggcaggaggggagagctctggggggagggggggggcacctgCCACAGGGGACCCGGCACAGGACGAGGCTCTGGGagcgggggctgcccggggggggcaccgggcagGATGCAGGGCCCTGGCGGCCGCCCCAAGGGCAGCGCAGCGCGGATTGCATCAGCCACGGCTCAGCCCCGCAGCGCGGCGGCGCAGGGCACGATGCGGGGGTGACGGCCACACGCTGCGGGGTGACAGCGGGGTGACagcggggggggcagcggggggggcaGAGGCGGGGGGGGTGACAGCGGGGACAGCAGTGGGAGCAGGGGTGGTGGCAGCGGTGCCAGCGGTGGTGGCAGCCGGGGGACGCGCTGGGCGTGATGCAGCAGGGCCTGGCTTAGccaccc
This genomic interval carries:
- the SARS1 gene encoding serine--tRNA ligase, cytoplasmic isoform X1, which gives rise to MVLDLDLFRADKGGDPGAMREMQRKRFKDPALVDALVRADGAWRRCRFRADNLNKLKNLCSKTIGDKMKKKEPVGTDESVPESAQNLDELTADILGGLQVSQIKKVRLLIDEAILKCDAERVRLEAERFESLREIGNLLHPSVPISNDEDVDNKVERVWGDCSCRKKYSHVDLVVMVDGYEGEKGAVVAGSRGYFLKGPLVFLEQALIQYALQSLRAKGYTPVYTPFFMRKEVMQEVAQLSQFDEELYKVIGKGSEKAEDSSIDEKYLIATSEQPIAALHRDEWLKPEDLPIKYAGLSTCFRQEVGSHGRDTRGIFRVHQFEKIEQFVYASPHDNKSWEMFDEMIATAEDFYQSLGIPYHIVNIVSGALNHAASKKLDLEAWFPGSGAFRELVSCSNCTDYQARRLRIRYGQTKKMMDKVRARGLAGGGWSCSPHLLLHCVPPTLLQVEFVHMLNATMCATTRTICAILENYQTEEGILIPERLRDFMPPDLREMIPFVKPAPIEQELSKKQKKQQEGSKKKSAGGDRVLEEQMQNMGVNSA
- the SARS1 gene encoding serine--tRNA ligase, cytoplasmic isoform X2 translates to MVLDLDLFRADKGGDPGAMREMQRKRFKDPALVDALVRADGAWRRCRFRADNLNKLKNLCSKTIGDKMKKKEPVGTDESVPESAQNLDELTADILGGLQVSQIKKVRLLIDEAILKCDAERVRLEAERFESLREIGNLLHPSVPISNDEDVDNKVERVWGDCSCRKKYSHVDLVVMVDGYEGEKGAVVAGSRGYFLKGPLVFLEQALIQYALQSLRAKGYTPVYTPFFMRKEVMQEVAQLSQFDEELYKVIGKGSEKAEDSSIDEKYLIATSEQPIAALHRDEWLKPEDLPIKYAGLSTCFRQEVGSHGRDTRGIFRVHQFEKIEQFVYASPHDNKSWEMFDEMIATAEDFYQSLGIPYHIVNIVSGALNHAASKKLDLEAWFPGSGAFRELVSCSNCTDYQARRLRIRYGQTKKMMDKVEFVHMLNATMCATTRTICAILENYQTEEGILIPERLRDFMPPDLREMIPFVKPAPIEQELSKKQKKQQEGSKKKSAGGDRVLEEQMQNMGVNSA